A single window of Salmo salar chromosome ssa21, Ssal_v3.1, whole genome shotgun sequence DNA harbors:
- the LOC106582384 gene encoding formin-like protein 18: MGPESGSTGPPTTTTQPCSPLPTPPSPALFYQRHHPALLSSTNATTQPCSLLPTPPPSPALFYQRHHPALLSSTNATTKPCSLLPTPPPSPALFYQRHHPALLSSTNATTQPCSLLPTPPPSPALFYQRHHPALLSSTNATTQPCSLLPTPPPSPALFYQRHHPALLSSTNATTQPCSLLPTPPPSLAPLSSTNATTQPCSPSLPPGEPPSVAGHAWAS, from the coding sequence ATGGGGCCTGAGTCAGGCAGCACTGGTcctcccactaccaccacccagccctgctcccctctaccaacaccacccaGCCCTGCTCTCTTCTACCAACGCCACCACCCAGCCCTGCTCTCTTCTACCAACGCCACCACCCAGCCCTGCTCTCTTCTACCAACGCCACCACCCAGCCCTGCTCTCTTCTACCAACGCCACCACCCAGCCCTGCTCTCTTCTACCAACGCCACCACCAAGCCCTGCTCTCTTCTACCAACGCCACCACCAAGCCCTGCTCTCTTTTACCAACGCCACCACCCAGCCCTGCTCTCTTCTACCAACGCCACCACCCAGCCCTGCTCTCTTCTACCAACGCCACCACCCAGCCCTGCTCTCTTTTACCAACGCCACCACCCAGCCCTGCTCTCTTCTACCAACGCCACCACCCAGCCCTGCTCTCTTCTACCAACGCCACCACCCAGCCCTGCTCTCTTCTACCAACGCCACCACCCAGCCCTGCTCTCTTCTACCAACGCCACCACCCAGCCCTGCTCTCTTCTACCAACGCCACCACCCAGCCttgctcccctctcctctaccaacgccaccacCCAGCCCTGCTCTCCTTCTCTACCCCCTGGAGAGCCTCCATCTGTGGCCGGCCATGCGTGGGCGTCCTAG